One genomic window of Clostridia bacterium includes the following:
- a CDS encoding alpha/beta hydrolase produces MPTIRLPSGNVHYVTGAVDPAAERGGRPVLLALHGAGGSHRAFGHLAYAVGQAWPVVVPDLPGHGRSDPLPVEVTIPALAGWVESFWRALCAAWGRRPPLVLLGHSMGGAIAIEYGLTRQGGEASPAGLVLVATGGRLRVRPDFLAALAEGRYPPELLAAVAGMASPATGEAAGAAPLPDAHPEGAPPEGAPPEGARSDDARAAGFAARVAARPGGAGVDAPPEVAYQDLRACDAFDRLADLPELRVPTLVIQGDRDQMTPLKYGQRLAEAIPGARLVVVPDAGHLVHAQRPGPVNRAVRSFLEELAAGAG; encoded by the coding sequence ATGCCGACGATTCGCCTGCCGTCCGGCAACGTCCATTACGTGACCGGCGCCGTCGACCCCGCGGCCGAGCGCGGAGGTCGGCCGGTGCTGCTCGCGCTCCACGGGGCGGGCGGCTCGCACCGCGCGTTCGGGCACCTCGCGTACGCCGTGGGGCAGGCGTGGCCGGTCGTCGTGCCCGACCTTCCCGGCCACGGCCGCTCCGACCCGCTTCCGGTCGAGGTGACGATCCCCGCGCTCGCCGGATGGGTGGAGTCGTTCTGGCGCGCCCTGTGCGCGGCGTGGGGGCGGCGGCCGCCGCTGGTCCTGCTGGGGCACTCGATGGGCGGCGCGATCGCCATCGAATACGGCCTCACCCGGCAAGGCGGCGAAGCGTCGCCGGCCGGGCTGGTGCTCGTCGCCACGGGCGGCCGCCTTCGCGTGCGGCCGGACTTCCTGGCGGCGCTGGCCGAGGGGCGGTACCCTCCCGAGCTCCTGGCGGCCGTCGCTGGCATGGCTTCCCCCGCGACCGGGGAGGCCGCGGGCGCGGCGCCCCTGCCGGATGCGCATCCGGAAGGCGCACCGCCGGAGGGCGCACCGCCGGAGGGCGCGCGGTCGGACGATGCGCGCGCCGCCGGCTTCGCTGCGCGCGTGGCCGCGCGGCCGGGCGGCGCCGGCGTGGATGCCCCGCCGGAGGTGGCCTACCAGGACCTCAGGGCGTGCGACGCCTTCGACCGGCTGGCGGACTTGCCGGAATTGCGCGTGCCCACGCTGGTCATCCAGGGCGACCGCGACCAGATGACGCCGCTCAAGTACGGACAGCGCTTGGCGGAGGCCATTCCCGGGGCGCGGTTGGTCGTCGTGCCGGATGCGGGCCACCTCGTGCACGCCCAGCGCCCGGGACCGGTGAACCGGGCGGTGCGGTCGTTCCTTGAGGAACTGGCGGCCGGCGCAGGGTAA